A region of Moorena producens PAL-8-15-08-1 DNA encodes the following proteins:
- a CDS encoding DsbA family protein: MVTKLLTILQKALSLTGLVLLLSLSTWSLPATAAAKITPQLEQQILEVIRNHPEVILESVQRYQQQLERESQQQQQAILQGFKTNPQAFIGSSPTTSAIEDKIVLVEFSDFQCPFCARAHDTVKEFIANHGDEVTLVYKHFPLIRIHPQALPAAQAAWAATQQGKFWQYHDALFANQKQLGEELYLEIAEALDLDLEQFNRDRNVADSAIAEDMQLAELLGLSGTPFFVMNGESFSGAVPLEQIEAILARVRNS, from the coding sequence ATGGTCACTAAGCTCCTTACTATTCTCCAGAAAGCCCTATCACTCACAGGATTAGTACTACTCCTGTCCCTCTCAACCTGGTCACTGCCAGCGACAGCAGCCGCCAAGATTACTCCTCAACTAGAACAACAAATACTCGAAGTCATCCGCAACCACCCAGAAGTAATCCTAGAATCGGTCCAGAGATACCAGCAGCAACTGGAACGGGAAAGCCAGCAGCAACAGCAAGCAATCTTGCAGGGCTTCAAAACCAATCCCCAAGCCTTCATTGGTTCCTCCCCCACCACTAGCGCCATTGAAGATAAAATTGTGCTAGTAGAATTCTCAGACTTTCAGTGTCCCTTCTGTGCCAGAGCTCACGACACCGTCAAGGAGTTTATAGCAAACCATGGGGATGAAGTCACCTTAGTTTACAAACACTTCCCCCTCATCCGAATTCATCCCCAAGCCCTGCCAGCCGCTCAAGCAGCTTGGGCCGCCACTCAACAAGGCAAATTCTGGCAGTACCATGATGCCCTCTTCGCTAATCAAAAGCAATTAGGAGAAGAGTTATATCTTGAAATTGCCGAAGCCCTAGATTTAGACCTAGAGCAGTTTAACCGAGATCGGAACGTAGCTGATAGTGCCATTGCAGAAGACATGCAGCTAGCAGAACTATTGGGACTAAGTGGCACACCCTTCTTTGTTATGAATGGTGAATCCTTCTCTGGTGCCGTTCCCCTAGAACAGATAGAAGCGATATTGGCACGAGTGCGCAATTCTTGA
- a CDS encoding zinc-dependent metalloprotease, with protein sequence MKRLKFLILCLCAFVLVLSPLYLQTIAVSNPTPKSLGQHLDQKIVYSPQLTLAHNQVQTTEIAEGPSEAPSEELSDSDSSDSKLKPFDKVVEDAEELAGLLTLYRNKEKDKIYLEIEPDQLNQNFLCVVTLSSGIGELGLQTGWPVNDFLFQFRRRQKTIDLVIPNIYFRTQPGDPQERSVKRSFSDSVLYSLPITSIHPERKTLLVDLTPLLVSDGSFSGLASAFPWILGGSYGVDPQKSYVSDAQAFPLNIEIESVYGFSGGGDLFFPLRSLPDQRAFNLSVRYSFSQLPTNNGYRHRLADERVGYFISAYQNLSNQNRKQPFIRYIRRWHLEKQDPTATVSPPKEPIVFWIENTVPLEYRDAIRAGILMWNEAFREAGFDNAIEVRQMPDDATWDPADIRYNTIRWSNSFPSFPGIIAMGPSRVNPLTGEILDADVIIDANAVRWIKAEYQAIASQPQSQALSGLSQFPLNGSLCSNGMKVPYLKWQEILKSNPGKAAQLSLPAGQFLSGLTQVPDHEFCFAMASAQQAKFGALSLSMVNHELPSGEEMKTFIEQYLRYLTAHEVGHTLGLRHNFRGSTMLSPEELNNTEITRNQGLVASVMDYVPVNLAPEGIEQGDYFSTVVGPYDKWVIKYGYTPIDALTPQQELRTLRKIAAEGSEIGLSYATDEDTFDFIDPEAKVWDLSGDPLRYSQWQMENAKGIWKRLNTSYLLPEESAGDLRDRFDTVFSYFFENAMSLTGYIGGQTFNRNYTGGKTGTLPFEPIPVEKQRQALAMLGEYMFAEDTFNFSPQLLNQLAPSRWTHWGTFPTIFPLDYPIHDRVMLVQTMVLGDLFSSERLARLRDAQLKTSSGEALTMAEVFDTVQDSIWKLDTKAKIEPISSLRRGLQRQYMSLLVNMALRNSNSLESARTFPEFIIAIQTFNTPEDARVLARYKLRQLRDAIAKTLNKQGKNLDTASLAHLEGARDRITKVLDAPLQSE encoded by the coding sequence ATGAAAAGACTAAAGTTCTTGATATTATGTCTGTGTGCATTCGTCTTGGTACTATCCCCGTTGTACCTCCAAACCATAGCTGTATCTAATCCAACCCCCAAGAGTTTGGGTCAACATTTGGATCAAAAGATTGTTTACTCGCCCCAGCTAACCTTAGCCCATAACCAAGTTCAAACTACAGAAATTGCTGAAGGCCCCTCAGAGGCACCCTCAGAGGAGTTATCCGATTCAGATAGTAGTGATTCCAAGTTAAAGCCATTTGATAAGGTGGTAGAAGATGCCGAAGAATTAGCAGGATTACTCACCCTCTACCGCAATAAAGAAAAAGACAAAATTTATTTAGAAATTGAGCCCGATCAACTAAATCAAAATTTCCTATGTGTTGTCACCCTTTCTTCGGGAATTGGGGAGTTGGGGCTCCAAACCGGTTGGCCAGTTAATGATTTTTTGTTCCAATTCCGCCGCCGACAGAAAACCATAGATTTAGTTATACCAAATATCTACTTCCGTACTCAACCCGGTGACCCCCAAGAGCGTTCTGTTAAGCGTTCCTTCAGTGATTCGGTGCTATATTCCCTGCCCATTACCAGTATTCATCCAGAACGAAAGACTCTCTTGGTGGATTTAACACCACTCCTCGTCAGCGATGGGTCTTTTTCTGGACTAGCATCGGCTTTTCCTTGGATATTAGGAGGCAGTTATGGAGTAGACCCTCAAAAATCCTATGTCAGTGACGCTCAAGCATTTCCGTTGAATATAGAGATTGAGTCGGTTTATGGCTTTTCTGGTGGAGGAGATTTATTCTTTCCCTTGAGGAGTCTCCCAGATCAACGGGCATTTAATCTTAGTGTCCGCTATAGCTTTTCTCAACTACCGACTAACAATGGTTACCGTCATCGACTCGCGGATGAACGGGTAGGCTATTTCATCAGTGCTTATCAAAATTTATCCAATCAAAACCGGAAACAGCCCTTTATCCGTTATATCAGGCGCTGGCATTTAGAAAAACAAGACCCTACTGCTACTGTATCCCCCCCAAAAGAACCGATTGTATTTTGGATTGAAAATACTGTACCTCTAGAGTACCGAGATGCAATTCGGGCGGGGATTTTAATGTGGAATGAAGCGTTTCGGGAGGCAGGGTTTGATAATGCCATTGAAGTGCGGCAAATGCCAGATGATGCCACCTGGGACCCGGCTGATATTCGCTACAACACCATTCGCTGGTCCAATTCTTTTCCGTCATTCCCAGGAATTATCGCTATGGGCCCATCCCGAGTAAACCCCTTGACTGGGGAAATCTTGGATGCAGACGTGATTATTGATGCTAATGCGGTGCGCTGGATCAAAGCGGAATACCAGGCTATTGCTTCCCAGCCTCAATCCCAGGCATTATCTGGGTTATCCCAATTCCCGTTGAATGGTTCCCTGTGTAGTAATGGCATGAAAGTTCCTTACCTCAAATGGCAGGAAATCCTCAAGAGCAATCCTGGCAAAGCGGCTCAGTTGAGCCTACCAGCTGGGCAATTCCTGAGCGGACTAACCCAAGTCCCAGACCATGAGTTCTGTTTTGCCATGGCATCAGCTCAGCAAGCTAAGTTTGGAGCATTGTCTCTATCGATGGTAAACCACGAGTTGCCCAGTGGTGAGGAAATGAAAACCTTCATCGAGCAGTATTTGCGCTACCTGACAGCTCACGAAGTGGGGCATACTCTGGGATTGCGCCACAATTTCCGGGGCAGCACCATGTTGAGTCCAGAGGAATTGAATAATACTGAGATTACCCGCAACCAAGGGCTAGTGGCGTCAGTCATGGATTATGTCCCAGTTAATCTAGCGCCAGAGGGAATAGAACAGGGAGATTATTTCTCCACAGTGGTTGGTCCCTATGATAAGTGGGTGATTAAGTATGGCTACACTCCTATTGATGCTCTGACTCCTCAACAAGAATTACGCACACTGCGCAAAATAGCGGCTGAAGGGTCTGAAATAGGGCTATCCTATGCTACAGATGAGGATACTTTCGATTTTATTGACCCAGAAGCTAAGGTTTGGGACCTTAGTGGTGATCCATTGCGCTACTCTCAGTGGCAAATGGAGAATGCTAAGGGAATTTGGAAACGGTTGAACACCAGTTACCTTCTGCCTGAAGAAAGTGCTGGGGATTTACGCGATCGCTTTGATACGGTCTTCTCCTATTTCTTTGAAAACGCTATGTCCCTTACTGGTTATATTGGGGGACAAACCTTTAATCGAAACTACACTGGTGGCAAGACTGGCACACTCCCCTTTGAACCCATCCCTGTGGAAAAACAGCGTCAGGCTCTAGCCATGCTCGGGGAGTATATGTTTGCAGAAGATACCTTTAACTTCTCACCCCAACTCCTCAACCAGTTAGCCCCATCTCGCTGGACTCACTGGGGTACTTTTCCCACTATTTTCCCCCTAGATTATCCCATTCATGACCGAGTGATGTTAGTTCAAACTATGGTGCTCGGGGATTTATTCTCATCAGAACGGTTGGCTCGTTTGCGGGATGCTCAACTGAAAACTAGTTCCGGGGAAGCCTTGACCATGGCAGAAGTGTTTGACACTGTTCAAGATAGCATCTGGAAACTAGATACTAAAGCTAAGATTGAGCCAATCTCTAGCTTGCGTCGGGGATTGCAACGGCAGTATATGAGTCTTTTAGTGAACATGGCACTGCGCAATTCCAATAGTCTAGAAAGTGCCCGCACCTTCCCTGAGTTTATTATTGCTATCCAAACCTTTAATACTCCCGAGGATGCTCGGGTGTTAGCCCGGTATAAACTCCGTCAATTGCGGGATGCGATCGCAAAGACCTTGAACAAACAAGGGAAAAACCTTGATACTGCCAGCTTAGCCCACTTAGAAGGGGCACGCGATCGCATTACTAAAGTGTTGGATGCACCGTTGCAATCGGAATAA
- a CDS encoding phage holin family protein, with amino-acid sequence MLNIFLTWLLSAISLMITAYLVPGITISGFGAAAVAVVVIGLVNAIIRPILVILTLPITILSMGLFLLVINAITLSLASYFTPAAFMVNGFWPAFFGAIVLTLVSSVINSFAANQV; translated from the coding sequence ATGCTTAATATATTTTTGACTTGGCTGCTAAGTGCTATCTCACTAATGATTACTGCTTACCTGGTACCAGGAATTACCATTAGTGGTTTTGGTGCAGCTGCTGTAGCGGTAGTAGTCATTGGTTTAGTTAACGCCATCATTAGACCGATTCTAGTGATTCTGACCTTGCCCATCACAATTTTATCCATGGGACTATTTCTGTTGGTGATTAATGCTATCACCCTATCCCTGGCATCCTATTTCACTCCTGCGGCGTTTATGGTAAACGGTTTCTGGCCAGCTTTTTTCGGAGCCATCGTTCTGACTTTGGTCTCTAGTGTTATCAATAGCTTCGCTGCTAATCAAGTTTAA
- a CDS encoding NB-ARC domain-containing protein, whose amino-acid sequence MVLEVEAAAKQNPEVVQSIEHLVTTSENYNIDNMNNQTRFNQAPPLPPYYVKRPEVSEQLKQILLSEETAKAGTLVVSAIYGLGGIGKSTITAALAHDEEVQSHFPDGIFWATLGQQPDILSFLSSWIQQLGDYDFKPINTEAASLQLKTLLSDKKALLVVDDVWHPDHVEPFRVGGDGCGVLVTTREAQLKDAIPYDLDVMTPKQSLELLTSCLSNELTNQELDYAENLAKTVGYLPLALELAAAQVRDGMSWQELLGELEDLIVGVEALDRLKAEEEPSDAKRKNYSLVASFNLSLKGLSDDERLKNFAWLGILPEDVSITETMATTLWDCNLVEAKDTLRYLRQKALLLPGLSTTPETNYRLHDLLHDLARSLVQSELGLSIPSAHQQLLERYQTKTDKGLWHTLPDDGYIYNYLTWHLEKAKKINDIHQLLKEETPAGDNGWYWQCDRQGKTANFIKDVSRAWAIAADNFTENPTESISLQCRYALITTSINSLARNIAPKLMAALLENNIWTPAQALAYVRQNKDSSSQVRGLEAISEYLPPSLLSEALDVARAIRNRYHQANALIALAPHFPEVLPEALDCVRRIGDEYYRALAFRALVPHLPHVLLPQALDSAKAFENGNQRAIALRALAPHLPHVLLPQALDSAKAFENGNQRAIALIALAPHFPEVLPEALDFAKAILNGNQRTRDLTALAGHFPEVLPEALDSARAIRDEPDRVDALGALAVHFPEVLPEALDGARTLGNEQDQADSFGYAYNLYLFQLKLNHNIDVPERHKRRAKVLKNLAPYLPEVFLAQALEVAKGVRDEYWRADALIALTAHFPEVLPEALNAAKAIQDQEYRAEALKELASHLPEVLLHQALDYARGLGNEQDRAEALILFVFNLPEVFLDQEVLRYVPRIGHEYLQRYALIGLVPHFPELLPETLDYFRALESESERAEALIALAPHFPQGLLPEALDCARTIRDENQRARALIALAFQVPELLPEALDGAKAIRDQNQRADVLIGLAPYLPELLPQALDLARGIRDEYKRANALITLAPHFPEVFESLRTEALDVTRAIRDQFQRPHAFIALAPHLPELLPEALDLTRAMANQYKRAEALIALVPYLPETLLQQALDCTKTFWDKSLRANALIGLAPHLPDVLLQQVLDYTRTFDYQSLRVDFLIGLAPHLPDVLLQQVLDDARGISDESYRANTLIALAPHLPDVLLQQALDDARGISDEYFRANALGALAPHLPELLPEALDSARAIRNQYHRAYALIGLAPHLPELLPEALDSIRAIPNPSSRAYALIRLAPHFPEVLPEVLDCVRAEYDYERVDLLIDLAPHLPPVFLGQAFDCAKAIQHRSWRANALGGLEPYLPEVLLPEALNAVGLDNLLKKLNPSLVDFSDWQQLLNCLARLTRPQFVYHLPQLAPLIIELGGIEALRETVAAVEDVRRWWR is encoded by the coding sequence GTGGTATTAGAAGTAGAAGCAGCAGCGAAACAAAATCCGGAAGTTGTCCAAAGTATCGAGCATTTAGTGACTACTAGTGAAAATTACAACATTGATAATATGAATAACCAAACTCGATTCAATCAAGCTCCTCCACTACCTCCTTATTATGTCAAACGCCCGGAAGTAAGCGAACAACTAAAACAAATCCTTTTATCTGAAGAAACAGCAAAAGCTGGTACTTTAGTTGTTAGTGCTATCTATGGCTTAGGAGGCATTGGTAAATCTACCATTACTGCGGCGTTAGCCCATGACGAGGAGGTTCAATCTCATTTTCCTGATGGGATTTTTTGGGCAACCTTAGGTCAGCAACCTGATATCTTATCCTTTCTAAGTAGCTGGATACAGCAATTAGGAGATTATGATTTCAAACCGATTAACACTGAGGCCGCTTCTTTACAACTAAAAACATTATTATCCGATAAAAAAGCCTTACTAGTAGTGGATGATGTTTGGCATCCTGACCATGTTGAACCCTTTCGAGTGGGAGGGGATGGCTGTGGAGTTTTAGTAACTACCAGAGAAGCCCAGCTTAAAGATGCTATTCCCTATGATTTAGATGTGATGACTCCAAAGCAATCCTTGGAGTTATTAACCTCTTGTTTAAGCAATGAGTTAACTAATCAAGAACTCGATTATGCTGAAAATTTAGCCAAAACCGTCGGCTACTTACCCCTAGCATTAGAATTAGCTGCTGCTCAAGTTAGGGATGGTATGTCTTGGCAGGAGTTACTGGGTGAGTTAGAAGATTTAATTGTTGGTGTAGAAGCTTTAGATCGATTGAAAGCGGAGGAAGAGCCAAGTGACGCTAAGCGTAAAAACTACAGTCTAGTGGCTTCCTTTAATCTCAGTTTAAAGGGATTATCCGACGACGAGAGGTTGAAAAACTTTGCTTGGTTAGGGATACTGCCCGAGGATGTTTCCATTACTGAAACCATGGCGACAACCTTATGGGATTGTAATTTAGTTGAAGCCAAAGATACCTTAAGATACTTACGACAAAAAGCCTTATTACTACCAGGGTTATCTACTACACCAGAAACTAACTATCGCCTCCATGACTTGTTACATGATTTAGCCCGTAGTCTGGTACAATCAGAGCTAGGATTATCAATACCCTCAGCTCATCAACAATTATTAGAACGTTATCAAACTAAAACCGATAAGGGATTATGGCATACCTTACCCGATGATGGTTATATCTATAACTACTTAACTTGGCATCTAGAGAAAGCTAAAAAAATTAATGACATTCATCAACTCCTGAAAGAAGAAACGCCAGCAGGAGATAACGGTTGGTATTGGCAGTGTGATAGACAGGGAAAAACTGCCAATTTTATCAAGGATGTATCGAGAGCTTGGGCAATAGCAGCAGATAATTTTACAGAAAATCCCACAGAATCCATTAGTCTACAGTGTCGGTATGCTCTGATTACCACATCCATCAACAGCTTGGCTAGAAATATTGCTCCAAAGTTAATGGCAGCATTACTGGAGAATAATATCTGGACCCCAGCTCAGGCACTAGCTTATGTGCGACAGAATAAAGATTCTAGTAGTCAAGTAAGGGGTTTGGAGGCAATTAGTGAGTATCTTCCCCCTTCTTTATTATCGGAAGCTTTAGACGTTGCTAGAGCCATTCGCAATAGATACCATCAAGCTAATGCCTTAATAGCTTTAGCCCCCCATTTTCCAGAAGTGTTACCAGAAGCCTTAGATTGCGTCAGGAGGATTGGGGATGAATACTACCGAGCTTTAGCCTTTAGAGCCTTAGTCCCCCACTTACCTCATGTGTTGTTACCCCAAGCCTTAGATTCCGCCAAAGCCTTTGAGAATGGAAACCAGCGAGCAATAGCCTTAAGAGCCTTAGCCCCCCACTTACCTCATGTGTTGTTACCCCAAGCCTTAGATTCCGCCAAAGCCTTTGAGAATGGAAACCAGCGAGCAATAGCCTTAATCGCCTTAGCCCCCCACTTCCCGGAAGTATTACCAGAAGCCCTAGATTTCGCCAAAGCCATTCTGAATGGAAACCAGCGAACAAGAGATTTAACAGCCTTAGCAGGCCACTTCCCGGAAGTGTTACCCGAAGCCTTAGATTCCGCCAGAGCCATTCGGGATGAACCAGACCGAGTCGATGCCTTAGGAGCCTTAGCTGTTCACTTTCCGGAAGTGTTACCAGAAGCCTTAGATGGTGCCAGAACCCTTGGGAATGAACAAGACCAAGCCGATAGCTTCGGCTATGCCTACAACCTCTATCTCTTTCAATTAAAATTGAACCACAATATAGACGTACCGGAGCGACACAAGCGAAGAGCAAAAGTCTTAAAGAACTTAGCCCCCTACTTACCGGAAGTATTCTTAGCCCAAGCCTTAGAGGTTGCCAAGGGGGTTCGGGATGAATACTGGCGAGCCGATGCCTTAATTGCCTTAACTGCCCACTTCCCGGAAGTGTTACCAGAAGCCTTAAATGCTGCCAAAGCCATTCAGGATCAAGAATACCGAGCCGAGGCCTTAAAAGAGTTAGCCTCCCATTTACCGGAAGTGTTGTTACACCAAGCCTTAGATTACGCCAGAGGCCTTGGGAATGAACAAGACCGAGCTGAGGCTTTAATCCTATTTGTCTTTAACTTACCGGAAGTGTTCTTAGACCAAGAAGTCTTACGTTACGTCCCACGGATTGGGCATGAATACTTGCAACGCTATGCTTTAATCGGCTTAGTCCCCCACTTCCCGGAATTGTTACCAGAAACCTTAGATTACTTCAGAGCCCTTGAGTCTGAATCCGAGCGAGCCGAGGCCTTAATCGCCTTAGCCCCCCACTTCCCCCAAGGGTTATTACCAGAAGCCTTAGATTGCGCCAGAACCATTCGGGATGAAAACCAGCGAGCAAGAGCCTTAATCGCCTTAGCCTTCCAGGTACCGGAATTGTTACCAGAAGCCTTAGATGGGGCCAAAGCCATTCGGGATCAAAACCAGCGAGCTGATGTCTTAATCGGCTTAGCCCCTTACTTACCGGAACTTTTACCCCAAGCCTTAGACCTTGCCAGAGGGATTCGAGATGAATACAAGCGAGCTAATGCCTTAATCACTTTAGCTCCCCACTTCCCGGAAGTTTTTGAATCCCTCCGAACCGAAGCCTTAGACGTTACCAGAGCCATTCGGGATCAATTCCAACGACCCCATGCCTTTATCGCCTTAGCCCCCCACTTACCGGAACTGTTACCAGAAGCCTTAGATTTGACCAGAGCCATGGCAAATCAATACAAGCGAGCCGAGGCCTTAATCGCCTTAGTGCCCTACTTACCCGAAACGTTGTTACAACAAGCCTTAGATTGCACCAAAACTTTTTGGGATAAATCCCTCCGAGCCAATGCTTTAATCGGCTTAGCTCCCCACTTACCCGATGTGTTGTTACAGCAAGTTTTAGATTACACCAGAACCTTTGATTATCAATCCCTCCGAGTCGATTTCTTAATCGGCTTAGCTCCTCACTTACCCGATGTGTTGTTACAGCAAGTCTTAGATGACGCTAGAGGGATTTCGGATGAATCCTACCGAGCCAATACCTTAATCGCCTTAGCCCCCCACTTACCTGATGTGTTGTTACAGCAAGCCTTAGATGACGCTAGAGGGATTTCGGATGAATACTTCCGAGCTAATGCCTTAGGAGCCTTAGCCCCCCACTTACCGGAACTATTACCAGAAGCCTTAGATTCCGCCAGAGCCATTCGGAATCAATACCACCGAGCCTATGCCTTAATCGGTTTAGCTCCCCACTTACCGGAACTGTTACCAGAAGCCTTAGATAGCATCAGAGCCATTCCCAATCCATCCTCCCGAGCCTATGCCTTAATCCGCTTAGCCCCCCATTTTCCAGAAGTGTTACCAGAAGTCTTAGATTGTGTCAGAGCCGAGTATGACTACGAACGAGTTGATCTCTTAATTGACTTAGCCCCCCACTTACCGCCAGTGTTCTTAGGCCAAGCCTTCGATTGCGCCAAAGCCATTCAGCATCGATCCTGGCGAGCCAATGCCTTGGGGGGCTTAGAACCCTACTTACCGGAAGTGTTGTTACCAGAAGCCTTAAATGCCGTCGGATTAGATAATTTGCTGAAGAAATTAAATCCTTCGTTGGTTGATTTTTCTGATTGGCAACAACTTCTTAATTGTTTAGCTCGTCTAACCCGTCCCCAATTTGTTTACCATCTTCCTCAATTAGCTCCTTTAATCATCGAGCTTGGAGGTATTGAAGCCCTAAGAGAAACGGTGGCAGCGGTTGAAGATGTTAGGCGATGGTGGAGGTAG
- a CDS encoding glycosyltransferase family 1 protein has protein sequence MYNGLQDLLLINFYAQETKLDFLSIEIPIPDAIKNLTNLFPYRIGLHLRREYRHIAMALRSLTSKDRQDYDGLFIFEVYLQNIYLLLPLLAWHRKPVWICLHWNQQLAMHSTLKFFGLLYLKFFLNYFKVKAVLFEIDDDVLRKRFRLPASAKVKIPMPIRSDAYPNLKPGERLLTDNKIKIGVVGMIRKDKPITKLIEILKYYAKSSDQKCELVLGVPFLQKPKDLDNLGVTMYDTTTEKQYLDLLNEVDILVAYYEKHRYYYRTSGVLSDAACCGCYVITSDYPVLRHQVNWPVSVGSTFKTFEEIPSLLDEAISYIREHGQDNQWLWREKRTAEEIATVFSKGSRE, from the coding sequence ATGTACAACGGTCTCCAAGACCTACTCCTGATTAATTTTTACGCTCAGGAAACTAAGCTCGATTTTTTATCTATTGAAATTCCTATACCTGATGCTATAAAAAATTTGACTAACCTGTTTCCCTATAGGATAGGATTACACTTACGTCGAGAATATCGTCATATTGCGATGGCGCTCAGGTCTTTGACGAGTAAAGACCGTCAAGACTATGATGGACTTTTTATCTTTGAAGTTTATCTACAAAATATCTATTTACTTCTCCCCTTACTGGCATGGCATCGCAAACCTGTTTGGATTTGTCTTCACTGGAATCAACAATTAGCCATGCATAGTACCTTAAAGTTTTTTGGCTTACTGTATCTAAAGTTTTTCCTGAACTATTTTAAGGTTAAGGCAGTTTTATTTGAAATTGATGATGATGTTTTACGCAAACGGTTTAGATTACCAGCATCTGCGAAAGTGAAAATACCGATGCCAATCCGGAGCGATGCTTACCCCAATTTAAAGCCAGGAGAAAGGCTGCTTACAGATAATAAAATTAAAATCGGTGTAGTTGGCATGATTCGTAAAGATAAGCCAATAACTAAGCTAATTGAAATCTTGAAATACTATGCTAAATCATCTGACCAAAAATGTGAACTAGTGCTTGGGGTACCATTTTTGCAGAAGCCTAAGGATTTAGATAACTTGGGGGTAACGATGTATGATACAACCACTGAAAAACAATATCTTGATTTGTTAAATGAGGTAGATATTTTAGTAGCTTATTACGAAAAACATCGCTATTATTACCGTACCAGTGGTGTATTGAGTGATGCGGCTTGCTGTGGTTGCTATGTGATTACTTCTGATTATCCAGTACTCAGGCATCAAGTTAATTGGCCAGTCTCTGTAGGTTCAACCTTTAAAACTTTTGAGGAAATTCCATCCTTACTTGATGAAGCTATCTCTTATATTCGGGAGCATGGTCAGGATAACCAGTGGCTTTGGCGAGAAAAAAGAACAGCGGAGGAAATAGCAACTGTTTTTAGCAAAGGGAGTAGGGAGTAG